The Lycium barbarum isolate Lr01 chromosome 10, ASM1917538v2, whole genome shotgun sequence genome includes a region encoding these proteins:
- the LOC132613015 gene encoding uncharacterized mitochondrial protein AtMg00860-like, whose amino-acid sequence MTFLCIVNLWKNVSHLRQVFDVFLIEKLFANVKKCVVGVDKVVFLGFVVSVNGVEVDEEKVESIRTWPTPKNATDVRSFHGLGSFYRRFVKGFSTIASSMTELIKRMFFLCGEMSKKRHSKN is encoded by the coding sequence ATGACATTCTTGTGTATAGTAAATCTATGGAAGAATGTGAGCCACTTGAGGCAAGTGTTTGATGTCTTTCTAATTGAAAAGTTGTTTGCTAATGTCAAGAAATGTGTTGTTGGGGTTGATAAAGTGGTGTTCTTGGGTTTTGTGGTGAGTGTTAACGGTGTTGAGGTTGATGAAGAGAAAGTGGAGTCCATTAGAACTTGGCCAACTCCCAAAAATGCAACTGATGTAAGGAGTTTCCATGGGTTGGGAAGcttctatagaagatttgtgaagGGCTTTAGTACAATTGCCTCCTCAATGACCGAATTGATAAAAAGGATGTTCTTTTTGTGTGGGGAGATGAGCAAGAAAAGGCATTCCAAGAATTGA